Genomic segment of Salvia hispanica cultivar TCC Black 2014 chromosome 2, UniMelb_Shisp_WGS_1.0, whole genome shotgun sequence:
AAAGTacatagtagtaattatattttagttgcTGATACAAAACTTGAAAATGAGAGGCATGTTTTATGATAGTgaaatttatttgttgtaaTATATCTTATACATCCATTCATAACGAccacaaattatataaaaagtaaaaacaatgTTTGTAATCAGGGTCCCTGCCATCAATTAATCAATACTAACGCTTATTTAGGGTCTATATTGCTTTTCAATAACATACATCTATGAGTGTACATAACCACAAAGCCAAGCTAATTAATGAAGCAATAAAGGCTAGATAAATAAGTGAGAGTTGTTAAATGAAGAagagaaattatttgtttgagtAGAaacaattttgtaattaaatttaacacAATCAAAGATCGAATacatattgattaattaagagAGCGTGGTTATAGGGGTGCAGCCTATATGAAGCTAAAACATTGATATAACCGCCTAATTATGCAGTCACACATGTACAACATGCATATCTCCATACTCTATCGAGTCTCCACACATTCGCATTATAAGtataaactaaacaaaaaaggcatgcaaaatagaagaaaatgatgaaatcCAAATATGTGATGATACTGGTCACCTTTTTCATCCTCTCCATCCCTTgcctcatcctcctcctcGCCACCACCGCAACACCGCCTCCCTTCTCCACCCCGGGCATAAGGATCCGACCCGGATACACCTCCTACGAGTCCTACATCCAGCGCCAGCTCaacaaaaccctcaacccgaaGCTCCGCAAGATATGGACCACCCGCGACTGGGAGCGCAAGATCCGTGTGTTCGGCGCAATATTCGAGGATCTGAAGCGGCGCGGCCTCCTCTCCAACTCCTCCAGAGCGCTGTGCGTGGGGGCCCGGATGGGGCAGGAGGTGGAGGCGCTGAGGCGGGTCGGGGTGTCCGATTCGGTGGGCCTGGACCTGGTGCCGTATCCGCCGCTGGTGGTGCGGGGGGATTTCCATCGCCAGCCGTTCCACGACGGGAGTTTCGACTTCGAATTCTCCAACGTCTTCGATCACGCGCTGTATCCGGATAGGTTCGTGGGGGAGATCCAACGGACGCTGAGGCCCGGAGGGGTGTGCGTGCTCCACGTGGCGCTTCGGCGACGCTCGGATAAGTACTCGGCTAATGATTTACTTAGCGCCGAGCCGCTCAACAACCTGTTTAACAACTCCCGATTGCTTCGCCTTCGTACGGTTGATGCCTTTGGGTTGGATACGGAGCTTGTTTTtagaaaaaactaaaaaccactatcatctctacttttcaTCTTTCATTTCCTACATTATTacctaaatttttttggatttgagttatttttttggatacCAAACGAAACTGATTGGggcttttattaattatacgGCTTTTGGGCTTATTACGTCAAATAAATTAAGGATATTTAATCAATGGATTTTGTTTCATTGGAATCTTATAGATTAGTTTTCTATGTTCTTGAATACTTAAAAGTTAGatcattaaattatgagaCATTCTATCTTATAGTAACAGAAAATTTAAGGATCATAATTCAATGTTCCTACATTTCGAAATTACAGTAACTAGATTTATCTTCGTGTAAATTGAGGCATGTAAATTACTATagttgattaaaaaaataatcataacaAAATCAGATTAAATGTTAAAATGGGCCCAATTTTTGATCTGTTATTCAGTTATTCCTTTTTTCAactgaaaatttatttgttctgTCGACTATTCTGAAACaaatcatttatatattaagcacttttcttattaattagaCAATGACATGAAAATTGACTACAAATCTGGATGAAAAATACATGAATGGCATCATGATTCCGTTTAAGTTAATAAATCTAAAACTCATGAATTAAACCCAAactataaatcaaattaatatccTTAAAAGTAtgctaaataaaatattttttcaataaactgaataatactagtacaatATAGTGAAAACGTATATATAAGTGAAAACGTATAATGAATCAATGTATACAGACTACGTGAAAACGTATAGTATATAATTGAGCATCTAACCTCTAAAGTTTAATTCCTATAAATAATTGAGTATCTAAAGTAAAATTAACTGTAGTTGTATGTACGCTTCAACGTGGTTGGATAAATAGAGTAgtaataggagtaatttttaaacaaGTAATGGTGTTTGctctattttataaattaggcaaaatatatactatcaGTAATATCGTCGATCACTATTGAATtgtatcaatattttaatttggcaTACAATAATTCGATACATCGTCAATGATATTTAggtttgttttttcataaaaaagcGTCTACAAATTAAAGGTGATTGATACAATAGAGCAAAtaacactatttatttaacaactACTGCTATtccttgattaattaattaattaattactgattcttttttttgtttttgttttgaattctTGTAATGGCAACATTGAGCCTCCAAGAATCAAGAATAGCATGAGGCAACAGAGAGGCAAAGAACCACTGAATAGAATGGGCCCAGTAAGGAGTGCACCTACTCTCATATCCTATCCATTGAACTGCTGCTTCCACATACCTCTCAGCTCTTGGTATAAATACTGTTGATTTTTCCACATCTGCAACTTCTGATGCCATTCTTGTTGATACATATAGAGGTACCTGGTTTCAGTAAgaaattaacaataatataaataaaatattttttgttttttaaccGTTGACAACGGTTATATATGTAGTACCTGACACTGGACATCTATTCCTTGGTGCTTGTACTCTACATATAGGCTTCTCGATAATCGATCCACATACCTGCATGTAGTAGTCACAtcacattaatttattcattaaaatgaGTCGATTGGAACCCAATCACAATGTTTTATTATGAGATCTATAATCTCTATAACTACTTTAGATCATCTTACTAATTTCACAAATCTAACTAAaacaagagaaattaaaattgaataaaaaaaatgacaatagtagtattagaaactaaaataaatgataaggGTTGATATCTGTCTACATCCCATATGGACAAATATGGTAAGTTAACcagaaatttttgaaaagtaaCGAGTCCAATTGTCCACTATTATATCACATTAAATACATCACGTGCCCCACGGGTGGTTGTTTACGGCGGAGGAAGGGAGGAGATGCTTACGCTTTGGTGGCGGCGTAGACGGCGTAGAGCGGGTGAGACGGTACAACAATTGATGCACCGGAGCCGATGTTGAGTATGGCGCCTCTCCCTCTGCGTATCATACCTGCTACAACTGCTTTGGTAACGTGAGTTGTAGCTTCCACATTAACCCTCACCAGATTCATCCACACTTTCTCCTCCACCTCGTGAAAATACATGGCTCTTGGATACGTGACGCCCACGTTGTTGATCAGCACCCCGATGTCCAGACCATCGATGGCCTCCTTCATCTCGGCAACCCTGGAGACGACGTCGTCTCCAGAGAAGTCGAGCTCGAATAGTTTGATTTTGGAATCGGGAAAGCTAGCTTGGATTTCGGCGGAAACGGTCTTCAGTTTTGCGGAGTTCCTGCTGACTAGAACTAGATTGAGGCCGTTGGCCGCGAGTCTGAAAGCGAAGGCTTTCCCGATTCCATCGGTGGAGCCAGTGACTAGGGCCCACGACCCGTAGCTCGTCAGATCCTTTGCGGGTCTGACAACTAGGATGAAGATCCATCTCACAAGAGAAGATAACTTGTTCAAGATTTGGAAAAAACCGAGAGACGAAACTAGAATGATCCAGAAGAGCATCTTGTGTGTGTCCTGTCCTGAGAGAAAGGGAGAGAGGGAGtgatattaatattgtaatatgTGTGCTGTGTTCAACGATGGAGCATAAACCGCCACGTTTTCCGTTGATGGAGTCCAAACGTATCAGTAGCAGGTATTCAATGCCGAAGCTCACACTCTTAATTGTACATTAATTAAGCTCAGCTCATTTAACCTACTTTTTAAATTCACTTTAATGTACCGTATGCAGTTAAACAATGTACCacaattcattcattttatcTTAACCTTTTTACCGCAccataaattattgatatgcGACGAAGAGGGGAGAACTTATTGGGTAATTATTAATATCTTCAATGGAGCAGCAACCTACACGTTTATAATTTCAGCTATGTATAATTATGCTTATTACAAATGAGTGCTAGTAGTACAACATTAATCTATCACAATGCACACATATCTACAATTATATATGCCTAAGGTGAGAGCGTCAATTTTGGAACGTCCATTAGTAATGAAATTAACATTTAGGTTGTatcaatggaaaaaaaaagtagtccAAACATATTATGACGTGGTATATCCAGCCAATtataattgcaaaaatatttatcttttcactttatttatttctaattctACAAACAATTACtcttgtcccaactaagttgaggcacttcttttttttttcactcgtTTTGAGAAAAtcgtaataaatagttaaagtgaataTATAGTAGAGTAAAAGCAAGATAATGCAGATAATACTCTTGCTACCGAGTTATTGCAAGTAAAAAACATTCTAAATATTCCTACCGCTGCACTATTCTAGTTCCTATCATTTACGTAAAAACAGTCAGTCAAAATGATTAATTcgattgaattttcaaatgaatTTGAATCAAACTTTCCTTCCAAGTTCTTATCCAAAATTTACGAAGTAAAATGAAAGGGATCCAATTTCACGTCTTAACTTAAATGAAATGAGCACACTATAATCGGAAATTATCTAAGAGATAGATAGTATggtagaaaaatgaatttttctaCCATACTATCTATCTCTTAGTCTATAAAGCTGTAATCTAGAATAAAGATAAACGCTATATATCAATCTGCAATATTCTCTTCCTATATGTGTATATTAATTCCATTTCCATATCaacatattttctatatattctaTGGTTTTGACGAAAGTGTCtagtttcatttaattattgtagGGCATATCTCATTTCAAGATTTATCGACTAACTTGATGGGGATCCTATTTCCAGTCTTATGCTTTCATTAGATGGTACACGTAGAAATTTAAGTATGTAACATATGTATACCactggagtactattttacaatttagaactttaattattatttgattaaaaattaaatatatttatgttcgTATATACTTTTTACAATCTagaactttaattattatttaataataaaataattggatgcaatgaatatttttattttgttggaggataatattaagaaattaagtgtTCCTATACGAATATTAGACGATTGAATTcaaatgtttttatataatgcAAATTTTGTAGAAAGTCAATTTATGATATGGAGTATCTTTCTAAATTATTGGCTAGCGGTAGAATCAGAAAATATTGACAAATGCAAAATTATTGCATTGATTTGAAAAGTTCAAATCTTTATAAATCTTAACATCCGaaaattttcatatctttATAAATCTTACCATCCGAAAAATGGtgaataaaatcaaagataGTGATTTGATAGGAATTATCTTTCcttttatgaataatttatatttatttattaattattatttaattcaaaataaggGTATATTAATccatattataatttgatttatgtcATATTGACATAGGGGTATTATGtcttggagacattatgtctctaaatcactactcttcatttttttagttcaattttatttaattgctttAGTTAGTATAACTCTAGATGTTACGCTTAGacaaattttcttgttttcgCCCAAGATTCTTCCTAAAGAAAGCAaatagaattattatttttgggacggagggagtataacataGCAATATGTCGAACCACTAAAGTTTTACTCGTACCAATGGTGTTGGAAtgagatggagtattaaataaatcaatgaaAACTGCGTGTTCATTCATTCTGAAACACCAAATTTATTCTAGAACCGTTTTGTGGGCTACCTTCTCTGAATCCCTAATATTAGATTGCAGAGAAACATATTGGGAGAGTGATGGAAAATTTACATTTACATGTACAAGTAGGAaagagtataaattataagcTTCACTAAACCCTACTACTGTACAACCACTGCTGTAAGGATTGCTGGTCATAATATGGTGGCTACTAACCAGATATGCAAGAGGACCCAATAAGCAATGACTCCAAGCCTCCCTCTCGGATGACTCATCAAAGCTCGACTCCCACTCATCCTGAACACGGATACACGACAAGCATCAGAAACCACAAACACAACCAAACAGTGGATCTACAACAACTACATGTAGCGTATAATTCATGCCGTTTTAGTCACACAACCAATACTTCATCCTCATAAACACATGGTTTTGCCTTTAGAAGAAGTATAACAATAACATGTACAAACTAGATAGTTGTAGCAGTTTACCAGATTCCATCAACTCGATCTGCAAATGTTTTTCCCTGTCTAGGAATCATACCAGAAGTAACCAGTGGCTTGAATGTATGACCTGCAAAGTCAAGTTCCTGTTAATTTCAACACCTTGGACTTTAAGATGGAGTAGTTTCTTGACATTTATACTCACCTTTATCATCATTGAGTCCCTTATCATTAATCAACCGGTCGGCCTCAGACTCAATATTGATAGCAACGTGATCATTTGAAGCCTTCCTCAACGAACGCACGTGGGCAGCAGATGAAACAGAAGGAATGTTGTTGCTCTTGGAGAGTGCTGCCTGCAAGTTTTCAGAGGTAAGTATTTTGGGCTATTCTATTCAAGCAAGGATTTCTTATTCAACCTAGTTAAAACTCTCTATATCTtatcccacatcgacttggtaaTGATCCTAGCTCacctatataagtgtggataaccctcccccttatgaggccttttaaggggtgagtggcccatttctaataaacctctatgtatatttttctttcgAATTAAAGAGGGACCTCATGAGTTGAGTTGGTGCACacacactaaaaagaaaggtAACAAGAACTATAGATCAGgaatacaaaaatagaaaagcataaaacaaaatttaccACGTCTTGCATTTCTGATATCTCCGTCTGAGTAGACAAGGAAGCTGCAGATGTTCCTCTTTCCTGGTCTATCTCTGGTAGATTGGCTCTGGATTTATCAATATCTTCTAGTAATTTAACCTTGGTTGACAAATCATCCACAGCCTTTTGGGCCCCGAGCAATTTGGCACCAAGGTCTTCATTTTTAAGTTTCAGAGATTCAGACTCGTGCATCACAGCTGCAACTAGTTTTTCGAGCAAGGGAAGGAGCCATAATACCCCATTTACTTTGGAATCATTCATCACATCACCAGCCCCCAGCTTCTTTGCAATAAGCTGTAAACCTGATTCAAGCTCTAACAACTTGTCCAGCTTTTCGAAATTTTTCTCGTTGGCTACATACTCTTCGACTTGCCTCTTCAGCTGTTCTATGTCGAGAATCTGCTTATCAATGGTTGAGTGAAGCTCTCCATTCTGATGAGATAGCAAGCTTGCCTGCTCCATATAGTCACTAAAACTATCTATGATATAGAACAGCTTTCTTACATTGGCTGAATTATCTGAATCTCCAAAAGCAAACGCAGCGTCAGGAACATTAACCagttttactttatcaataatGGATTTAACTTGAGATGCTGACAAAGTCTCCTCCAGTTCTGAgacaaaaacatgaaaaaggGGTAAATCACAGAGTCACCAACAaggaaataaatgaatatagcTAAGGACCAAGTACCGTGAAATTCGGAGAACGAAATAGACAACTCTGCTTCTCTTTTCCTCAGTTCATCCTCTTTTTTCATCTGATCTTCTAGCTTAATTGCCATTTCATTGATTTCTTGTTGCTGTGCTTTCAGATCAGCCTCcgatttccatattttttccTTGTATAGATCTCTTTCCTCCAAGGCTTCATCACAATTTACTTGCGCTTCTTTCAGTTTGCTCCGCATATCTTCTAGTTCGATAGTAATCTCATG
This window contains:
- the LOC125208153 gene encoding very-long-chain 3-oxoacyl-CoA reductase-like protein At1g24470; its protein translation is MLFWIILVSSLGFFQILNKLSSLVRWIFILVVRPAKDLTSYGSWALVTGSTDGIGKAFAFRLAANGLNLVLVSRNSAKLKTVSAEIQASFPDSKIKLFELDFSGDDVVSRVAEMKEAIDGLDIGVLINNVGVTYPRAMYFHEVEEKVWMNLVRVNVEATTHVTKAVVAGMIRRGRGAILNIGSGASIVVPSHPLYAVYAATKAYVDRLSRSLYVEYKHQGIDVQCQVPLYVSTRMASEVADVEKSTVFIPRAERYVEAAVQWIGYESRCTPYWAHSIQWFFASLLPHAILDSWRLNVAITRIQNKNKKKNQ